A window of Halomonas sp. GFAJ-1 contains these coding sequences:
- a CDS encoding sulfate transporter, producing the protein MQTPTAVIASLLGLSWSASLLAADDFITLASTTSTENSGLFSAIIPVFTEQTGIEVRVVAVGTGQAFEIARRGDADSLLVHDSAGEAQFIAAGYASERLDVMYNDFVIVGPNDDPAEITESERVADALARIAASNSPFASRGDDSGTNRAEQRLWEDAGVTPQGKWYRELGSGMGPTLNTAAGMNAYTFTDRATWAAFQNPQDLALLFEGDSALFNQYGSLMLSEEQYPHLKHDLAAQWHQWLVSVEGQQAIADFTVGGQQLFLPNAE; encoded by the coding sequence ATGCAAACACCCACAGCGGTTATCGCTAGCTTGTTAGGGCTCTCGTGGAGCGCATCACTACTTGCCGCAGATGACTTCATCACCCTCGCTTCTACCACCTCCACCGAAAATTCAGGCCTGTTTAGCGCGATTATTCCGGTGTTTACCGAACAGACCGGCATTGAAGTGCGCGTAGTCGCGGTAGGCACTGGCCAAGCGTTTGAAATTGCCCGGCGAGGCGATGCCGACAGCCTGCTGGTACATGACTCGGCTGGGGAAGCGCAGTTTATCGCCGCTGGTTATGCCAGCGAGCGCCTGGACGTCATGTATAACGACTTTGTGATTGTAGGGCCAAACGACGATCCAGCGGAGATTACAGAAAGCGAGCGCGTAGCCGATGCATTAGCACGGATTGCAGCAAGCAACTCACCCTTTGCCTCTCGGGGTGATGACAGCGGCACAAACCGTGCCGAGCAGCGGCTATGGGAAGACGCAGGCGTTACTCCACAGGGTAAATGGTACCGTGAGCTGGGTAGCGGCATGGGGCCGACGCTGAACACCGCAGCCGGCATGAACGCCTACACGTTCACTGATCGTGCGACCTGGGCGGCCTTTCAGAATCCACAGGACTTAGCGTTGCTGTTTGAAGGGGACAGTGCGCTGTTTAATCAGTATGGCAGCCTAATGCTATCTGAAGAGCAATACCCCCACTTAAAACATGATTTAGCGGCTCAGTGGCACCAATGGCTGGTATCTGTCGAAGGACAACAGGCCATCGCAGACTTTACCGTTGGCGGACAGCAGCTGTTCCTCCCTAACGCGGAGTAA